One segment of Alnus glutinosa chromosome 2, dhAlnGlut1.1, whole genome shotgun sequence DNA contains the following:
- the LOC133861485 gene encoding F-box/kelch-repeat protein At3g06240-like, whose translation MLIQSVGFGYEPMTDDYKLVRLVYPDNECVPPLVEIYTLRTGIWRCITAPGPPYFIRDWSSSVFVNGALHWPANTPLWQGAFRNVIVWFNMKDEAFGEVGMPKSLQGLEDLNVSVALVDGLLALVPRNSCGNEASQAVWVMKEYGTEESWSKLFDIRIGGFERVIGFTKTSSDDVLVQKAQRLFSFGPISREYLDLPIHVTEDIYLDTYVESLVLLNAADRVPW comes from the coding sequence ATGTTAATCCAATCTGTTGGCTTTGGGTATGAGCCCATGACCGATGATTACAAATTGGTGAGGCTTGTGTATCCAGACAATGAGTGTGTTCCACCTCTGGTTGAGATTTATACGCTTCGAACCGGCATATGGCGCTGTATTACTGCCCCCGGTCCTCCCTACTTCATAAGGGATTGGTCCTCATCGGTTTTCGTGAATGGGGCACTCCACTGGCCCGCAAATACTCCATTGTGGCAGGGCGCCTTTCGCAATGTGATTGTGTGGTTTAATATGAAGGATGAAGCCTTTGGGGAAGTgggtatgcctaagagtttacAAGGGCTGGAAGACTTGAACGTTAGTGTGGCTCTAGTTGATGGATTGCTTGCGCTTGTCCCTCGTAACTCATGTGGCAACGAGGCGTCTCAGGCCGTGTGGGTGATGAAAGAGTATGGAACAGAGGAATCTTGGAGTAAGCTGTTTGATATTCGCATTGGGGGATTTGAGAGGGTGATAGGCTTTACAAAGACAAGTAGTGATGATGTTCTAGTGCAAAAGGCTCAAAGGTTGTTTTCTTTCGGACCAATTAGCCGAGAATATTTGGATCTTCCCATTCATGTCACAGAGGATATTTATTTGGATACTTATGTGGAGAGCCTTGTTCTACTGAATGCAGCTGACCGAGTTCCGTGGTGA